In Tindallia magadiensis, one DNA window encodes the following:
- the hydA gene encoding dihydropyrimidinase, translating into MDLIIKNGTIVTAKDTYAADVGIKDGKVVLIGNDLRHSEAETIDASGKLILPGAIDANTHLGMPLNNTQSADDCASGTYAAACGGTTTIFDYVIQQPGESMMETIRKRSELFEKESYIDYSFNVSLTKVTPEILKEFKEAVDFGINQFKVFMIYSKEHLMTDDGTFVKAMLLAKELGARMAVHAENPYIINMHTEEFLAEGKGHPWYHYQSRQEYVETEAVKRAVYWATSFNTPLYIPHLACKEGLDEISRARNEGYDILAETCPHYLYFTNEVYKYEGSQNYVCSPPIKGPESQDALWDGIKRGDISIVATDHCPFQSHEKAAGLEDYTKIPNGVMGIENMYPYMLSEANKGRLSFNKVVEVCSSNPAHLFGCAPQKGTIAIGSDADLVVYDPEKTFVVKPEKMHSNVDHTIWDGVEFSGYPIKTFSRGKLIYDNEKFVGEKGWGQFLKREPLS; encoded by the coding sequence ATGGATTTAATCATCAAGAACGGAACAATTGTGACCGCTAAAGACACTTATGCAGCCGATGTGGGCATAAAGGATGGCAAGGTAGTTTTGATCGGGAATGACCTCAGACACTCAGAGGCAGAAACCATCGATGCGTCTGGCAAACTGATTCTCCCTGGCGCCATTGACGCTAATACACATCTTGGAATGCCGTTGAATAATACTCAATCTGCTGATGACTGCGCATCTGGTACTTACGCAGCTGCCTGCGGCGGAACCACCACCATTTTTGATTATGTTATCCAGCAACCGGGCGAAAGCATGATGGAGACCATTCGCAAAAGGAGTGAACTTTTCGAAAAAGAATCTTATATCGATTACTCCTTTAACGTTTCCTTAACAAAGGTAACCCCGGAAATATTAAAAGAATTTAAGGAAGCCGTAGATTTCGGAATTAATCAGTTTAAGGTTTTTATGATTTACAGCAAAGAGCATCTTATGACAGATGACGGGACTTTTGTAAAAGCTATGTTGCTTGCCAAGGAATTAGGCGCTCGAATGGCGGTACATGCCGAAAACCCGTATATTATCAATATGCATACGGAGGAATTTTTAGCCGAAGGAAAAGGACATCCATGGTACCATTACCAAAGTCGTCAGGAATATGTTGAAACAGAAGCTGTAAAACGTGCTGTTTATTGGGCTACTTCCTTCAACACACCTTTATATATCCCCCACTTAGCCTGCAAAGAAGGTTTAGACGAAATATCTAGAGCACGCAACGAAGGTTACGATATTTTGGCCGAAACATGCCCTCATTATCTCTACTTCACCAATGAAGTTTATAAATACGAAGGATCTCAAAACTATGTTTGTTCGCCACCTATTAAAGGACCAGAGAGCCAGGATGCTTTATGGGACGGTATCAAACGTGGTGATATTTCAATTGTTGCTACTGATCATTGCCCTTTCCAGTCCCATGAAAAAGCCGCCGGTTTGGAAGATTATACAAAAATTCCTAATGGCGTTATGGGAATCGAAAATATGTATCCATATATGCTTAGTGAAGCGAACAAAGGCAGGCTGTCTTTCAATAAAGTAGTGGAAGTGTGCTCCAGCAATCCGGCACATCTTTTTGGCTGTGCACCGCAAAAAGGTACGATTGCCATCGGCAGCGATGCTGACCTGGTGGTTTATGACCCAGAAAAGACCTTCGTGGTAAAACCCGAAAAAATGCATTCTAATGTCGATCACACTATTTGGGATGGTGTTGAATTCTCCGGCTATCCCATTAAAACCTTCTCTCGCGGAAAATTAATTTACGATAATGAAAAATTTGTGGGTGAAAAAGGCTGGGGGCAGTTTCTAAAACGAGAACCACTTTCTTAA
- a CDS encoding DUF554 domain-containing protein: MLGTIVNSAAILIGGTVGLLLRKGISERFKQTVMQGLGLSVFVIGVSGALKTENMLVVIFSIVFGGIMGEALEIEEKLEMLGRWMEKRVGKGEGLVAKGFVTTSLIYCVGAMAIVGALESGMTGNHETLYAKSLLDGVSSVIFASTLGLGVLLSSVSVFIYQGLITIAAGSLANLLTDAVVIEMSAVGGLLIIGISMNILEIKKVPVGNLLPAVFIPVFYPLVQPVAQYFLQIIEVFL; the protein is encoded by the coding sequence ATGCTGGGCACTATTGTCAATAGTGCGGCTATTCTTATTGGCGGCACCGTAGGACTATTGTTACGAAAAGGCATCTCCGAAAGATTTAAACAAACCGTTATGCAAGGGCTGGGCTTGTCTGTTTTTGTGATTGGTGTGTCGGGAGCACTTAAAACAGAAAACATGCTGGTAGTTATTTTTTCCATTGTTTTTGGCGGCATTATGGGAGAAGCTTTAGAAATCGAGGAAAAACTAGAGATGTTGGGGCGATGGATGGAAAAAAGAGTGGGAAAAGGAGAAGGACTGGTGGCAAAAGGATTTGTTACGACTAGTCTGATCTATTGTGTGGGAGCAATGGCTATTGTCGGTGCCCTTGAAAGCGGAATGACAGGAAATCACGAGACCTTATATGCAAAATCCCTGCTGGATGGAGTGTCTTCTGTGATTTTTGCATCAACTTTAGGGTTAGGAGTATTACTTTCTTCTGTGAGTGTGTTTATTTACCAGGGCCTAATTACCATCGCTGCTGGAAGTCTTGCAAACTTGCTTACTGACGCCGTTGTTATAGAGATGTCGGCTGTAGGCGGCTTGCTTATTATCGGAATCTCGATGAATATTTTAGAAATTAAAAAAGTGCCTGTGGGGAATCTACTTCCAGCTGTCTTTATCCCTGTTTTTTATCCGTTGGTGCAACCGGTTGCCCAATATTTTCTACAAATAATAGAAGTGTTTTTATAA
- the groES gene encoding co-chaperone GroES, whose translation MEIKPLGDRVVIKKLEAEEKTKSGIVLPGSAKEQPQMAEVIAVGPGGMVEGKEVKMELKKGDKVIFSKYSGTEVKLDGEEVTILRQSEVLAIVE comes from the coding sequence ATGGAAATTAAACCATTAGGAGATCGAGTTGTTATTAAGAAACTAGAGGCAGAAGAAAAAACAAAAAGTGGTATCGTTTTACCAGGAAGTGCTAAAGAACAGCCACAAATGGCAGAAGTAATTGCGGTAGGACCAGGTGGCATGGTAGAAGGTAAAGAAGTGAAAATGGAATTAAAAAAAGGCGACAAAGTTATTTTTTCAAAATACTCCGGAACAGAAGTGAAGCTTGACGGTGAAGAAGTTACTATTTTAAGACAAAGCGAAGTATTAGCGATTGTTGAGTAA
- the groL gene encoding chaperonin GroEL (60 kDa chaperone family; promotes refolding of misfolded polypeptides especially under stressful conditions; forms two stacked rings of heptamers to form a barrel-shaped 14mer; ends can be capped by GroES; misfolded proteins enter the barrel where they are refolded when GroES binds): protein MAKDIKFSENARRALESGVNQLANTIKITLGPKGRNVVIDKKFGSPLITNDGVTIAREIELEDAFENMGAQLVKEVATKTNDVAGDGTTTATLLAQAIVREGLKNVAAGANPMILKKGIYKAVEKSVEELKNISLPVEGKESIAQVGAISAADEEIGSLIADAMDKVGKDGVITVEESKSMGTTLDMVEGMQFDRGYLSPYMVTDSEKMEAVYSDPYILITDKKISNVQEILPLLEKIVQQGKKLVIIAEDIEGEALATLVVNKLRGTFECVAVKAPGFGDRRKAMLEDIAALTGGQVISEELGFELKNADIDMLGSARTVKVDKENTTIVEGNGDQAKIQERISQIKTQIEDTTSDFDKEKLQERLAKLSGGVAVIQVGAATETELKERKLRIEDALNATRAAVEEGIVAGGGTALVNVVPALGDLVDSLEGDEKTGAAIVKRALEEPLRQIAENAGLEGSVIVEKVMHSEKNHGFDALNEKYVDMIQAGIVDPMKVTRSALQNAGSISAMLLTTESAVVDVKEEEPAAGGMGGMGGGMGGGMPMM, encoded by the coding sequence ATGGCAAAAGATATTAAATTCAGCGAAAATGCACGACGTGCTTTGGAGAGTGGTGTAAACCAACTGGCCAATACCATTAAAATTACATTAGGTCCAAAAGGAAGAAACGTTGTTATTGATAAAAAATTCGGTTCTCCTCTGATTACTAACGATGGAGTGACAATAGCAAGAGAAATAGAGCTAGAAGATGCATTTGAAAACATGGGAGCTCAGTTGGTGAAAGAAGTAGCAACTAAAACCAATGATGTTGCCGGAGACGGTACAACAACAGCTACTTTATTAGCACAAGCAATTGTTCGAGAAGGCCTTAAAAATGTTGCGGCTGGCGCTAATCCAATGATTTTGAAAAAAGGTATTTATAAAGCGGTTGAAAAATCAGTGGAAGAACTTAAAAATATTTCTTTACCTGTAGAAGGAAAAGAGTCTATTGCTCAGGTTGGAGCTATTTCAGCGGCTGATGAAGAAATTGGTTCTTTAATTGCTGATGCAATGGATAAAGTTGGTAAAGATGGTGTTATTACCGTTGAAGAATCTAAATCAATGGGAACTACCTTAGATATGGTTGAAGGAATGCAGTTTGATCGTGGATACCTTTCTCCTTACATGGTAACCGATTCTGAAAAAATGGAAGCTGTATACAGTGATCCATATATTCTTATTACAGATAAGAAAATCTCAAATGTACAAGAAATTCTACCATTATTAGAAAAAATTGTTCAACAAGGAAAAAAACTAGTTATTATCGCTGAAGATATCGAAGGTGAAGCACTTGCTACGTTAGTGGTGAACAAGCTAAGAGGAACTTTTGAGTGCGTAGCGGTTAAAGCACCAGGTTTTGGAGACAGAAGAAAAGCTATGTTGGAAGACATTGCTGCATTAACTGGAGGACAAGTTATTTCTGAAGAGCTTGGCTTTGAGTTGAAAAATGCGGATATTGATATGCTAGGTTCAGCAAGAACGGTTAAAGTTGACAAAGAAAACACAACAATTGTTGAAGGTAATGGAGATCAAGCAAAAATTCAAGAAAGAATCTCTCAAATCAAAACACAAATAGAAGATACTACATCAGATTTTGATAAAGAAAAATTACAAGAAAGATTAGCGAAATTATCTGGTGGAGTTGCTGTAATCCAAGTAGGTGCTGCGACTGAAACAGAGCTGAAAGAAAGAAAACTTCGTATCGAAGATGCACTAAATGCAACTCGTGCAGCTGTGGAAGAAGGTATTGTTGCTGGTGGTGGTACCGCTCTTGTAAATGTAGTACCAGCTCTAGGTGATTTAGTAGACAGCCTAGAAGGCGACGAAAAAACTGGTGCAGCAATTGTGAAACGAGCATTAGAAGAGCCACTACGACAAATTGCTGAAAATGCAGGCCTTGAAGGTTCTGTTATTGTTGAGAAAGTAATGCATTCTGAGAAAAACCATGGATTTGATGCATTGAACGAAAAATATGTTGATATGATTCAGGCTGGTATTGTAGATCCGATGAAAGTAACAAGAAGTGCATTGCAAAATGCAGGATCCATTTCAGCGATGCTGCTCACTACAGAGAGTGCTGTCGTTGATGTTAAAGAAGAAGAACCAGCTGCTGGCGGTATGGGCGGCATGGGAGGCGGCATGGGCGGCGGAATGCCCATGATGTAA
- a CDS encoding aldo/keto reductase, which yields MIYRPYGKTGKHVSVLGMGGMRFGKDNDYAAEVVRHASACGINYFDTAPFYNEDRSEDIFGKAFQKMPAPFFVSTKSSIHSDQTASDVRKRLENSLKRMGLEKINFYHMWCIMDLDQYDRVMAPGGPYEGAMQAKEEGLIDHLCFSTHCKGEDIEKIINDEVFEGVLLGYNVINHPVRQRGVDAAVKNNIGVVTMNPLEGGLIPRHQDYFGFIREDEQETVSQAALRFNAAQEGVTVVLAGMGTKDEIDENLRIIQRPLEVSTGKRKEIQEKMTDYADQLCTNCQYCRKCPLKIKMNYYMEAYNLYLLMGEKEMFQQIQWYQEKDELKQEDLLPGDCTACGICESLCTQKLPIIQRLDEIHQLMQKR from the coding sequence TTGATCTACAGACCTTATGGAAAAACTGGAAAACATGTTTCTGTTCTAGGTATGGGAGGGATGCGTTTCGGAAAAGATAATGATTATGCGGCTGAAGTAGTCCGTCATGCAAGTGCTTGTGGTATTAACTATTTTGATACGGCCCCCTTTTATAATGAAGATCGCAGTGAAGATATTTTTGGAAAAGCTTTTCAAAAGATGCCGGCACCATTTTTTGTATCGACAAAAAGCAGTATCCACAGTGATCAAACCGCATCGGACGTAAGAAAACGGTTAGAGAATTCACTTAAACGAATGGGTTTGGAAAAAATCAATTTCTATCATATGTGGTGTATTATGGATTTAGACCAATATGATCGGGTGATGGCTCCAGGTGGCCCTTATGAAGGAGCGATGCAAGCAAAGGAAGAAGGCTTGATAGATCACCTTTGTTTTTCCACACACTGCAAAGGAGAAGACATCGAGAAAATCATAAACGACGAAGTCTTTGAAGGTGTGTTGCTTGGCTACAATGTAATCAACCATCCTGTCCGGCAGAGAGGTGTTGACGCGGCTGTCAAGAATAATATAGGGGTTGTGACAATGAACCCTTTAGAAGGTGGATTAATTCCCAGACATCAGGATTATTTTGGGTTTATCCGAGAAGATGAACAAGAGACGGTTTCACAGGCAGCGCTTCGTTTTAATGCTGCTCAGGAAGGAGTTACAGTAGTACTAGCAGGGATGGGTACAAAAGATGAGATTGATGAAAACCTTCGAATCATCCAACGACCTTTAGAAGTATCCACAGGAAAAAGAAAAGAAATCCAAGAAAAAATGACAGACTATGCAGACCAACTTTGCACAAACTGTCAATACTGTCGCAAATGCCCTTTAAAAATCAAGATGAATTATTACATGGAAGCCTATAATTTGTATTTATTAATGGGAGAAAAAGAAATGTTTCAGCAGATTCAATGGTATCAGGAAAAGGATGAATTAAAACAAGAAGATTTACTACCTGGAGACTGTACCGCTTGTGGTATTTGCGAATCGTTATGCACACAAAAACTTCCTATTATTCAGCGATTGGATGAAATTCATCAATTGATGCAAAAAAGATGA
- a CDS encoding thioesterase family protein, protein MEFNLEIGILGKTELTVTEEKTAVAYGSGGIDVFATPAMIGVMENAALEIADQHLPDGWSTVGTRLDVRHIAATPKGMKVRAEAKLIAVKGKQLTFEVTAYDDEEKIGEGIHDRYIINKETFLNKTEEKKARQT, encoded by the coding sequence ATGGAATTTAATCTGGAAATAGGGATCTTGGGAAAGACAGAGCTGACAGTGACAGAGGAAAAGACAGCGGTAGCTTATGGCAGCGGGGGAATAGACGTCTTCGCTACGCCTGCTATGATTGGTGTGATGGAAAATGCAGCACTGGAAATTGCTGATCAACATCTACCTGATGGATGGAGCACCGTAGGCACCCGCTTAGATGTTCGCCATATAGCAGCCACGCCTAAGGGAATGAAGGTTAGAGCAGAAGCAAAATTGATTGCGGTCAAAGGAAAGCAGTTAACCTTTGAAGTGACAGCTTACGATGATGAAGAAAAGATTGGAGAAGGGATCCATGATCGATATATCATTAATAAAGAGACTTTTCTGAATAAAACAGAAGAGAAAAAAGCAAGACAAACCTAA
- the guaB gene encoding IMP dehydrogenase — protein MEKILKEGLTFDDVLLIPGKSEVLPAQVSLKTKLTPKIQLNVPLLSAGMDTVTEGKMAISMAREGGIGIIHKNMTIEEQALEVDKVKRSEHGVIVDPFFLSPDHMVADALELMERYHISGVPITVKGKLVGIITNRDIRFVKDYNLPISRVMTSENLITAKEGVTMDEAQNILMVHKIEKLPIVDDQGNLKGLITIKDIEKSIKYPNSAKDSGGRLLAGAAVGVTEDMMERVKALVSSKVDVIVVDTAHGHSKGVLESVATIRKTYPELQIIAGNVATPEATRELIEAGANAVKIGIGPGSICTTRVVTGVGVPQITAIADCAEAADAYGVPVIADGGIKYSGDIVKALAAGASTVMIGSLFAGTEESPGETVIYKGRNFKTYRGMGSMGAMKQGSKDRYFQEDDKKLVPEGVEGMVPYRGYLKDSVYQMMGGLRSGMGYCGTPDIENLRKKARFVKISGASLVEGHPHDIFITQEAPNYSVKETN, from the coding sequence ATGGAGAAAATACTAAAAGAAGGGTTGACTTTCGATGATGTGCTTTTAATCCCTGGTAAATCAGAAGTACTGCCAGCACAGGTGTCTCTCAAAACAAAGCTGACTCCAAAGATACAGCTTAATGTTCCTTTATTAAGTGCCGGGATGGATACGGTGACAGAAGGCAAGATGGCTATCTCAATGGCTAGAGAAGGTGGAATTGGGATCATTCATAAAAACATGACCATAGAAGAACAGGCCTTGGAAGTGGATAAAGTTAAGAGGAGCGAACATGGCGTTATTGTGGACCCCTTCTTTTTATCACCAGATCATATGGTGGCGGATGCATTAGAACTAATGGAAAGATACCATATTTCCGGTGTTCCGATTACCGTAAAAGGAAAACTGGTCGGCATTATTACGAATAGAGATATACGCTTTGTTAAGGATTATAACTTACCAATTTCCAGGGTAATGACTTCCGAAAACCTGATCACCGCCAAAGAAGGTGTTACCATGGATGAAGCTCAGAACATCCTAATGGTACACAAAATTGAAAAACTGCCCATTGTGGATGATCAAGGAAATCTAAAAGGACTTATTACCATCAAAGACATAGAAAAATCTATTAAATACCCGAACTCAGCCAAAGACTCTGGTGGAAGACTATTGGCCGGTGCCGCTGTTGGTGTAACTGAAGATATGATGGAGCGGGTTAAAGCCTTGGTAAGTTCCAAGGTGGATGTTATTGTAGTAGATACGGCTCATGGTCATTCCAAAGGAGTACTGGAATCTGTAGCAACCATTCGAAAAACATATCCAGAATTACAAATTATTGCCGGTAATGTAGCGACCCCGGAAGCAACCAGAGAGCTAATTGAGGCTGGAGCTAATGCGGTGAAAATAGGAATAGGACCCGGATCTATCTGCACTACACGAGTTGTTACCGGCGTTGGAGTTCCTCAGATCACAGCGATTGCTGACTGTGCTGAAGCAGCAGATGCTTATGGTGTTCCTGTTATTGCTGACGGAGGTATTAAGTATTCCGGTGACATTGTAAAAGCATTAGCCGCCGGGGCAAGTACTGTGATGATTGGTTCATTGTTCGCAGGAACAGAAGAAAGTCCTGGCGAAACCGTTATTTATAAAGGTAGAAACTTTAAGACATACCGTGGAATGGGCTCCATGGGAGCAATGAAACAAGGCAGTAAAGACCGGTACTTTCAGGAAGATGATAAAAAACTAGTTCCAGAAGGCGTAGAAGGCATGGTGCCTTACAGAGGCTATCTGAAAGATTCTGTCTATCAGATGATGGGAGGCCTAAGATCCGGCATGGGTTATTGTGGAACTCCGGATATCGAAAACCTTCGGAAAAAGGCACGTTTCGTAAAAATATCAGGAGCTTCTTTGGTGGAAGGTCACCCTCACGATATTTTTATTACCCAGGAAGCCCCTAATTATAGCGTGAAAGAAACTAATTAA
- the guaA gene encoding glutamine-hydrolyzing GMP synthase, whose protein sequence is MESVSAKENILILDFGGQYNQLIARRVRECQVYCEVVPYHISIEEVKKKQPTGIVLTGGPASVYEEKAPKCDPEIFNLSVPVLGICYGGQLMAMNFGGEVARANKREYGKTSLALENDSLLFADIGKELVCWMSHTDSIKEAPAGFRVTASTKDCPVAAMEDADRKCYALQFHPEVEHTEFGTDILRNFLYEACGCEGNWTTGNFIEETIEEIRRQVGDKKVLCALSGGVDSSVAAVLVHRAIGDQLTCVFVDHGLLRKDEPEQVEKIFKEQFKMNFIRVNGHQRFLEGLKGVTDPEIKRKFIGESFIRLFEEEANKLGEMDFLVQGTLYPDIIESGTDTASVIKSHHNVGGLPEDMTFQLIEPFKYLFKDEVRAVGSALGLPEDIVWRQPFPGPGLAVRVLGEITEEKLEIVREADAIMREEIKNAGLDRQIWQYFAVLPNVQTVGVMGDERTYAHTVALRAITSSDAMTADWARIPHDVLEKISNRIVNEVDHVNRIVYDITSKPPATVEWE, encoded by the coding sequence ATGGAATCAGTATCAGCAAAAGAAAACATTCTTATTCTTGATTTTGGTGGACAATACAATCAATTAATTGCAAGACGTGTGAGGGAATGTCAGGTTTACTGCGAAGTAGTCCCTTATCATATAAGCATCGAAGAAGTGAAAAAGAAACAACCGACAGGGATTGTTTTAACAGGTGGTCCAGCCAGCGTTTATGAAGAAAAAGCACCGAAGTGCGACCCGGAGATTTTTAACCTGTCCGTTCCTGTTCTGGGAATATGCTATGGTGGACAACTGATGGCAATGAACTTTGGAGGCGAGGTTGCCAGGGCAAATAAAAGAGAGTATGGCAAGACCAGCCTTGCTCTGGAAAACGACTCTCTTCTTTTTGCAGATATCGGAAAAGAATTGGTGTGCTGGATGAGTCATACAGATTCTATTAAAGAAGCGCCGGCAGGATTCCGAGTTACAGCATCAACCAAAGACTGCCCGGTAGCGGCCATGGAAGACGCTGATAGAAAATGCTATGCGCTGCAATTTCATCCAGAAGTAGAACACACAGAATTTGGCACCGACATTCTTAGAAACTTTCTTTATGAAGCATGCGGCTGTGAAGGTAACTGGACTACAGGAAACTTTATTGAAGAAACGATCGAAGAAATTCGTCGTCAAGTAGGGGACAAAAAAGTGCTTTGTGCACTTTCTGGTGGTGTAGACTCTTCCGTAGCGGCTGTTTTGGTACATCGTGCCATTGGTGATCAGTTAACCTGTGTATTTGTAGATCATGGACTACTGAGAAAAGATGAACCAGAACAAGTGGAAAAAATCTTCAAAGAGCAATTCAAAATGAACTTTATTCGGGTCAATGGCCATCAACGTTTTCTTGAAGGCCTAAAAGGCGTAACGGATCCTGAAATAAAGCGAAAGTTTATTGGAGAATCCTTTATCCGTCTATTTGAAGAAGAAGCCAACAAGCTGGGAGAGATGGACTTTTTAGTTCAGGGAACTTTGTATCCGGACATTATTGAAAGTGGTACCGATACAGCATCCGTGATCAAAAGTCATCATAACGTGGGCGGCTTGCCGGAAGATATGACGTTTCAATTGATAGAGCCCTTTAAGTATTTATTTAAGGATGAAGTTCGAGCCGTTGGTTCTGCCCTAGGTTTGCCGGAAGATATTGTTTGGCGACAACCTTTTCCAGGACCAGGTTTGGCTGTTAGAGTATTAGGAGAAATTACAGAAGAAAAACTTGAGATTGTACGGGAAGCCGATGCTATTATGCGGGAAGAAATTAAAAACGCAGGATTAGACCGTCAGATCTGGCAATACTTTGCTGTGCTGCCGAATGTTCAGACTGTTGGTGTTATGGGAGATGAACGCACCTATGCCCATACAGTAGCTCTTCGTGCGATCACCAGTTCAGATGCCATGACAGCTGACTGGGCAAGGATTCCTCACGATGTTTTGGAAAAAATATCCAACCGAATTGTAAATGAAGTAGATCATGTGAATCGAATTGTATACGATATTACCTCGAAACCACCAGCAACCGTTGAGTGGGAATAA
- a CDS encoding TetR/AcrR family transcriptional regulator: MKEHQSAEKIKRISMRLFNEKGYEATTIRDICNEIGITAPSFYYYFDSKELLYMQMIKEAEALHQEIIDAAIESCPSQVAEERLLYIYKALLDYYRKQKEEYTFLLRNVLFPVASMGERIQEMHMTWRKQYAEKVSEFVASSQKKKMPKADMKDILEAFHRFVTGYMLQLISGQKELSEEHEDKAWEFFWNGIK, encoded by the coding sequence TTGAAAGAACATCAGTCAGCAGAAAAAATCAAAAGAATTTCCATGAGACTTTTTAATGAAAAAGGCTATGAAGCTACTACTATACGGGATATTTGTAATGAAATTGGAATCACGGCACCGTCCTTTTACTACTACTTTGATTCGAAAGAACTGTTGTATATGCAGATGATAAAGGAAGCAGAAGCTTTACACCAGGAAATCATTGACGCAGCGATTGAAAGCTGCCCGAGTCAAGTTGCAGAAGAAAGACTATTGTATATTTACAAAGCATTGTTGGATTATTATCGTAAACAAAAAGAAGAGTACACCTTTCTTCTAAGAAACGTATTGTTCCCGGTAGCTTCCATGGGGGAGCGAATTCAAGAAATGCATATGACCTGGAGAAAACAATATGCCGAGAAAGTGAGCGAGTTTGTTGCTTCCAGTCAAAAGAAAAAAATGCCTAAAGCAGATATGAAAGATATTTTAGAAGCATTTCATCGTTTTGTGACAGGCTATATGCTGCAGCTGATCAGCGGACAAAAAGAATTGTCTGAAGAACATGAGGATAAGGCATGGGAGTTTTTTTGGAACGGAATTAAGTAG